A region of Paenimyroides aestuarii DNA encodes the following proteins:
- the rpsM gene encoding 30S ribosomal protein S13 → MARIAGVDIPKNKRGIIALTYIFGVGLSRAKEVLATANVNEDKKVSEWNDEEIGAIREAMSYYKIEGELRSEVSLNIKRLMDIGCQRGIRHRAGLPLRGQRTKNNSRTRKGKRKTVANKKKATK, encoded by the coding sequence ATGGCAAGAATAGCAGGGGTAGATATACCTAAAAATAAAAGAGGAATTATTGCTTTAACTTACATATTTGGTGTAGGTTTAAGTAGAGCAAAAGAGGTGTTGGCAACAGCTAACGTAAACGAAGACAAAAAAGTGTCTGAATGGAACGATGAAGAAATCGGTGCTATTCGTGAGGCAATGTCTTATTACAAAATTGAAGGTGAATTGCGTTCAGAAGTATCTTTAAACATCAAACGTTTAATGGATATCGGATGTCAACGTGGAATCCGTCATAGAGCTGGTCTTCCATTAAGAGGACAAAGAACCAAAAACAACTCTAGAACAAGAAAAGGTAAAAGAAAAACTGTTGCTAACAAGAAAAAAGCAACTAAATAA